The following nucleotide sequence is from Streptomyces brevispora.
CACGGCATGACGGCCTCCTTGACGGAGATCGGCGCGTCCAGCGGCAGCGTGCCGCCGTCGCCGTGCTTCGGCAGCAGGCCCTCCTCGCGCAGCTCGGCGACGGTCGCGCCCAGCGAGATCCGGGCGGCGGCCTTGGCGAGCGGGACCGCGGTCGCCTTCGAGGTGAAGGGGACGGTGCGCGAGGCGCGCGGGTTGGCCTCGAGGACGTAGAGGATGTCGCCGGAGAGCGCGAACTGGATGTTGATCAGTCCGCGTACCCCGACGCCCTTGGCGATGCCCTCGGTGGAGGCGCGCAGCCGCTTGATGTCGTAGCCGCCGAGGGTGATCGGTGGCAGTGCGCAGGCGGAGTCCCCGGAGTGGATACCGGCCTCCTCGATGTGCTCCATGACGCCGCCGAGGTAGAGCTCGGTGCCGTCGTAGAGCGCGTCGACGTCGATCTCGATGGCGTCGTCGAGGAAGCGGTCGACCAGGACCGGCCGGGTGGGGCTGATCTCGGTGGACTCGGAGATGTACGAAGCCAGCCGGGTCTCGTCGTACACGATCTCCATGCCGCGGCCGCCGAGCACGTACGACGGGCGTACGAGGACGGGGTAGCCGATCTCGTCGGCGATGGCCTTGGCCCCGGCGAAGGTGGTGGCGGTGCCGTGCTTCGGGGCGGGCAGGCCGGCCTCGGCCAGGACGCGGCCGAAGGCGCCGCGGTCCTCGGCGGCGTGGATCGCCTCCGGCGGGGTGCCGACGATGGGCACACCGTTGTCCTTGAGCGCCTGGGCCAGGCCGAGCGGGGTCTGGCCGCCGAGCTGGACGATGACACCCGCGATCGGGCCGGCGAGGGACTCCGCGTGCACGATCTCCAGCACGTCCTCGAGCGTCAGCGGCTCGAAGTACAGGCGGTCGGAGGTGTCGTAGTCCGTGGAGACGGTCTCCGGGTTGCAGTTGACCATCACGGTCTCGTAGCCCGCGTCGCTCAACGCGAAGGAGGCGTGGACGCAGGAGTAGTCGAACTCGATGCCCTGGCCGATGCGGTTGGGGCCGGAGCCGAGGATGATCACCGCGGGCTTGGTGCGGGAGGCGACCTCGCTCTCCTCGTCGTAGGAGGAGTAGAAGTACGGGGTCTTCGCGGCGAACTCGGCTGCGCAGGTGTCGACCGTCTTGTAGACCGGGCGGATGCCGAGCGAGTGCCGCACCTCACGGACGACGTCCTCGCGCAGGCCGCGGATCTCGGCGATCTGGACGTCCGAGAAGCCGTGCCGCTTGGCCTCGGCCAGCAGCTCGGGGACGAGCTTGTCGGCGGCGGCCAGCTCGTCGGCGATCTCCTTGATCAGGAAGAGCTGGTCGACGAACCAGGGGTCGATCTTCGTGGCGTCGAAGACCTCGTCCTGGGTGGCTCCGGCCCGGATCGCCTGCATGACGGTGTTGATCCGGCCGTCGGTCGGGCGGACCGCCTCGGCCAGCAGCGCGGCCTTGTCGCCGGGCTCGCCGGTGAAGGCGAACTGCGAACCCTTCTTCTCCAGGGAGCGCAGCGCCTTCTGCAGCGCCTCGGTGAAGTTCCGGCCGATCGCCATGGCCTCGCCCACCGACTTCATGGTGGTGGTGAGGGTGGAGTCGGCGGAGGGGAACTTCTCGAAGGCGAAGCGCGGGGCCTTGACCACGACGTAGTCGAGGGTCGGCTCGAACGACGCCGGGGTCTTCTCGGTGATGTCGTTGGGGATCTCGTCGAGCGTGTAGCCGACGGCCAGCTTGGCGGCGATCTTGGCGATCGGGAAGCCGGTGGCCTTCGACGCCAGCGCCGACGAGCGGGAGACGCGCGGGTTCATCTCGATCACGATGACCCGGCCGTCGACCGGGTCGATGGCGAACTGGATGTTGCAGCCGCCGGTGTCGACGCCGACCTCGCGGATGATCGCGATGCCGATGTCGCGGAGCCGCTGGTACTCGCGGTCGGTGAGCGTCATCGCCGGGGCGACGGTGATCGAGTCGCCCGTGTGGACACCCATCGGGTCGAAGTTCTCGATGGAGCAGACGACCACGACGTTGTCGTTCCGGTCGCGCATCAGCTCCAGCTCGTACTCCTTCCAGCCGAGGATGGACTCCTCCAGGAGCACCTCGGTGGTCGGGGAGAGCGTGAGGCCCTGTCCGGCGATGCGGCGCAGCTCCACCTCGTCGTGGGCGAAGCCGGAGCCGGCACCGCCCATGGTGAAGGACGGACGGACGACGACGGGGTAGCCCCCGAGCGTGTCGACGCCCTTGATGATGTCGTCCATGGAGTGGCAGATGACGGAGCGGGCGGACTCGCCGTAGCCGATATTCGCCTTGACGGCCTCGACGACACCCTTGAAGAGCTCGCGGTCCTCGCCCTTGTTGATGGCCTCGACGTTGGCGCCGATGAGCTCGACGCCGTACTTCTCCAGGACACCGTTCTCGTGCATGGAGATCGCGGTGTTCAGCGCCGTCTGGCCGCCGAGGGTGGGGAGCAGCGCGTCGGGGCGCTCCTTGGCGATGATCTTCTCGACGAACTCGGGGGTGATCGGCTCGACATAGGTGGCGTCGGCGATCTCCGGGTCGGTCATGATCGTCGCCGGGTTGGAGTTCACCAGGATGACGCGCAGGCCCTCGGCCTTGAGGACGCGGCAGGCCTGGGTGCCGGAGTAGTCGAACTCGGCGGCCTGCCCGATGACGATCGGACCGGAGCCGATGACCAGGACGGACTGGATATCGGAGCGCTTAGGCACGCTGGCCCTCCATCAGGGATACGAAACGGTCGAAGAGGTACGCGGCGTCGTGCGGGCCGGCGGCGGCCTCGGGGTGGTACTGGACGCTGAAGGCCGGCCGGTCGAGGAGCTGGAGGCCCTCGACGACCTGGTCGTTCAGGCAGACGTGCGAGACCTCGGCCCGCCCGTAGGCGGTGTCGGAGACCTTGTCGAGCGGGGCGTCGACGGCGAATCCGTGGTTGTGCGCGGTGACCTCGACCTTGCCGGTCGAACGGTCCTGCACGGGCTGGTTGATGCCGCGGTGGCCGTACTTCAGCTTGTACGTGCCGAAGCCGAGGGCGCGGCCCAGGATCTGGTTGCCGAAGCAGATGCCGAAGAGCGGGGTCTTCCGCTCCAGGACGCCCTGCATGACGGAGACCGGGTGGTCGGCGGTGGAGGGGTCGCCGGGGCCGTTGGAGAAGAAGACGCCGTCGGGCTTCACCGCGTACACCTCCTCCAGGGTGGCGGTGGCGGGCAGCACGTGCACCTCGATGCCGCGCTCGGCCATCCGGTGCGGGGTCATGCCCTTGATGCCGAGGTCGACCGCGGCAACGGTGAACTTCTTGGTGCCGATCGCGGGGACGACGTAGGCCTCCTTCGTGGCGACCTCGGCGGAGAGGTCGGCGCCGGTCATCTCGGGGGTCTGGCGCACCTTGGCGAGCAGCGTACCGTCGTCGGCGAGTGCGTTGCCGGAGAAAATGCCGACGCGCATCGCGCCGCGCTCGCGCAGGTGGCGGGTGAGCGCGCGGGTGTCGATGCCGCAGATCCCGACGACGCCCTGGCTCACGAGCTCCTCGTCGAGCGAGCGCTGCGAACGCCAGTTGGAGGACACCCGGGCGGGGTCGCGCACGACGTAGCCGGCGACCCAGATGCGCTTCGACTCGGGGTCCTCGTCGTTCACACCGGTGTTGCCGACGTGCGGGGCGGTCATCACGACGACCTGGCGGTGGTACGAGGGGTCGGTCAGCGTCTCCTGGTAGCCGGTCATGCCGGTGGAGAACACCGCCTCGCCGAAGGTCTCCCCCACAGCCCCGTAGGCACGGCCGCGGAAGGCGCGGCCGTCCTCCAGGACGAGTACGGCGGGAGCCTTGGCGGCTCCCCGGGTGGAGATCGTCATCGTGCGGTGCCTTCCGTAGAGCTGGCGAGTTGGTTGACGGCGTCGACCCAGGCAGGGTGTTCGGCCGAGTGGTCGGAGCGGAATCCGGAGTCGATCAGCTGATCACCGAGCGCCCAGGTGATGATCAGCAGACCGCCCTCGGGGAGGACCTTGCCCGCGAGGGCCTTGTCGGTCCGGGCCTCGCGGAGGTCGGCGGCGGGGACGAAGAAGTCCGTCGCGCCGGGCCGCACGACGTCGAGGCCCTGTTCGGTGAGGGTGAGCTCGACGCGGCTGCGGGTGCCGAGGCCGTGGGCGACGATGCGGTCGAGCCACTGCCCGGCCGTCGTCGAGGCGTGGTAGCGCCCGGTCAGGGTGAGGATTTTCTCGCCGTCGGCGAATCCGTCCGGGGTGGTCGCGAGCTCGGACAGTCCGGACTGGAGGCTGCCGCGCCACTTCCATCCCTGGCGCATCAGCCAGTAGATGAAGGCGACGAGGACGATCAGTCCGATCACCCAGCTGATGCGGGCGGACCAGTCGGTCACCTCCGCCGACTTCTGTTCGGCGGCCAGTTGGTAGAGGGGGGTCAGTGTTGTCACGCGAGCTTCCCGTCGACGACCGTGGCACGGCCCCGCAGGAAGGTGTGGGTCACTCGGCCCGGCAGCTCGCGCCCCTCGTAGGGAGTGTTGCGGCTGCGGGAGGCGAAGCCCGCGGGGTCCACCGCTCCACGGTATGCCGGATCGACCAGGGTGAGGTTGGCGGGCTCGCCCGCCGCGACGGGCCGGCCGTGGCCGTCCAGCCGGCCGATGGCGGCCGGGCGCAGCGACATCCGGTCGGCGACGCCTGCCCAGTCGAGCAGTCCGGTCTCGACCATCGTCTGCTGGACCACGGAGAGCGCGGTCTCCAGGCCCACCATGCCCATGGCGGCCGCGGCCCACTCGCAGTCCTTGTCCTCGTGCGGGTGCGGGGCGTGGTCGGTGGCGACGCAGTCGATGGTGCCGTCGGCGAGGGCCTCGCGCAGGGCCAGGACGTCGGCCTCGGTGCGCAGCGGCGGGTTCACCTTGTAGACCGGGTTGTAGGAGCGTACGAGCTCGTCGGTGAGGAGCAGGTGGTGCGGGGTGACCTCGGCGGTGACGTTCCAGCCCTTGGACTTGGCCCAGCGGACGATCTCGACGGAACCGGCGGTCGACAGGTGGCAGATGTGCACCCGGGAACCGACGTGGGCGGCGAGCAGCACGTCGCGGGCGATGATCGACTCCTCGGCGACCGCGGGCCAGCCGCCGAGGCCGAGCTCGGCCGAGACGACGCCCTCGTTCATCTGGGCGCCCTCGGTGAGGCGGGGCTCCTGGGCGTGCTGGGCGACGACTCCGTCGAACGCCTTCACGTACTCCAGCGCGCGGCGCATGATCACCGCGTCGTCGACGCACTTGCCGTCGTCGGAGAAGACCTTCACTCCGGCGGCCGAATCGTGCATGGCGCCGAGTTCGGCGAGCTGCTTGCCCTCCAGGCCGACGGTGACGGCGCCGACGGGCTGCACGTCGCAGTAGCCGGACTCCTTGCCGAGCCGCCAGACCTGCTCGACGACACCGGCGGTGTCTGCGACCGGGAAGGTGTTGGCCATGGCGTGCACGGCGGTGAAGCCGCCGATCGCAGCGGCCCGGGTGCCGGTCAGGACGGTCTCGGAGTCCTCCCGGCCGGGCTCGCGCAGATGGGTGTGGAGGTCGACGAGGCCGGGCAGCAGGACCTGGCCCGCCGCCTCGACGACGGTGGCGTCGGCGGCGTCGAGGCCGGTGCCGACCGCCGCGATGGTCTCGCCGTCGATCAGGACGTCCTGCGGCTCGCCGCCGAGGACCTTCGCGCCGCGGATAAGGATCTTGCTCATGGTTACTTGTTCTCCTCGGTACGGGCGGCGGGCGACGGGTGGGTGGTGGCGGGCTCGGAGCCGCCCAGCAGCAGGTAGAGCACGGCCATCCGGATGGAGACTCCGTTGGCGACCTGCTCGACGACCGTGCAGCGGTCGGAGTCGGCGACCTCGGCGGTGATCTCCATGCCGCGGACCATCGGGCCGGGGTGCATGACGATGGCGTGCTCGGGCATCTTCGCCATCCGCTCGCCGTCCAGGCCGTAGCGGCGGGAGTACTCCCGCTCGGTCGGGAAGTACGCGGCGTTCATCCGCTCACGCTGCACACGGAGCATCATCACCGCGTCCGACTCCGGCAGCACCTTGTCGAGGCTGTAGCTGACGTCGCACGGCCACTGCTCGACGCCGACCGGGACCAGGGTCGGCGGGGCCACCAGGGTGACATGGGCGCCGAGGGTGGTCAGCAGGTGGACGTTGGAGCGGGCGACCCGGCTGTGCAGGATGTCGCCGACGATCGTGATGCGGCGCCCGTCGAGGTCCTTGCCGAGTCCGGCGTCGGCCCCGACCAGTCTGCGGCGCATGGTGAAGGCGTCCAGGAGTGCCTGGGTGGGGTGTTCGTGGGTGCCGTCGCCGGCGTTGACGACCGCGCCGTCGATCCAGCCCGAGGTGGCCAGACGGTAGGGGGCGCCGGAGGCGCCGTGCCGGATGACGACGGCGTCGGCGCCCATCGCCTCCAGGGTCAGGGCGGTGTCCTTGAGCGACTCGCCCTTGGAGACGGACGAGCCCTTGGCGGAGAAGTTGATGACATCGGCGGACAGCCGCTTGGCGGCTGCCTCGAAGGAGATGCGGGTCCGCGTCGAGTCCTCGAAGAAGAGGTTGACGACGGTCCGGCCGCGCAGGGTCGGGAGCTTCTTGATCGGCCGGTCCGCGACTCTGGCCATTTCCTCGGCGGTGTCGAGGATCAGGACGGCGTCGTCGCGGGTGAGGTCGGCGGCCGAGATGAGGTGGCGCTTCATCTGGGTGTTCTCCGGGTGGCTGGAGGATTCAGGCGTGCGGGCGCGCGGAAGCCGCGGTACGGCGGGTGGGCCGTACGGGAGGTGTGGCTACTGCCGGCCCGCCGGGGCGGTCCGCTCGACACCGAGCAGCACGGCGTCGCGGCCGTCCTCCTCGGCGAGCTGGACCTTGACCGTCTCCCGCAGCGACGTGGGGAGGTTCTTGCCGACGTAGTCGGCACGGATCGGGAGTTCGCGGTGTCCGCGGTCGACGAGGACCGCGAGCTGCACGGCGCGCGGGCGGCCGATGTCGCCGAGCGCGTCGAGCGCGGCGCGGATCGTACGGCCGGAGAAGAGGACGTCGTCGACGAGGACGACCAGGCGGCCCTCGATGCCCTCGCCGGGGATCTCGGTGCGTGCCAGGGCCCGTGCCGGGTGCATCCGCAGGTCGTCGCGGTACATCGTGATGTCGAGGGAGCCGACCGGCATCTTCCGGCCGGTGATCTCTTCGAGCTTGTCGGCGAGCCGGCGGGCGAGGAAGACGCCGCGGGTCGGGATGCCGAGAAGCACCACGTCGTCGGCGCCCTTGGCGCGTTCGACGATCTCGTGGGCGATGCGAGTGAGTACTCGGGCGATGTCGGGAGCCTCGAGAACGGGGCGTGCCGCATTGCCGGTGGCGTCGTGCTGTGCGTCCATAAGAAACGGACCTCCTTCTCCGCCTCACTGGACGGATCTTAAAGGACGTCGAAATTGCGTCATCAACGTTACCAGGGCTTGTGCAGGGCCCTCGTCGCACCCCCTGGAGGTGCCGGTCCGGAGCTTTCAGCTTGACGCACCCAAGTAACGCTGCGTAACCTCACAGTGAGTTACCAGCCACGCGGCGGAGCCGCGAAATGTTCCAGCGTCCCGGGAGCCTTATGTCCAGCGAATACGCAAAGCAGCTCGGGGCCAAGCTCCGTGCCATCCGCACCCAGCAGGGCCTCTCCCTCCATGGCGTCGAGGAGAAGTCCCAGGGCCGCTGGAAGGCCGTCGTGGTGGGGTCGTACGAGCGCGGTGACCGTGCCGTGACCGTACAGCGCCTCGCCGAGCTGGCCGACTTCTACGGTGTCCCGGTGCAGGAGCTCCTGCCCGGCACGACACCCGGCGGCGCAGCCGAGCCGCCGCCGAAGCTCGTTCTGGACCTGGAGCGCCTCGCCCACGTCCCGCCGGAGAAGGCCGGACCGCTGCAGCGCTACGCGGCAACGATCCAGAGCCAGCGCGGCGACTACAACGGCAAGGTGCTCTCGATCCGCCAGGACGACCTGCGCACGCTTGCCGTGATCTACGACCAGTCGCCGTCCGTGCTCACGGAACAGCTGATCAGCTGGGGCGTGCTGGACGCGGACGCGCGCCGCGCGGTCGCCCACGACGAGGGCTGAGCACCCCCGCAGAAACGTACCGCCGGATCGGCGGGGCCCTTTCCCGGATGCCCCGCCGGTCCGGCGTTCCTGTTTCCCGGCACCCCGCCCCGGCGGGGTGGGCCGGAGTACGACGAAGGGCCCCCGGTCTGCTTGACCGCGGGCCCTTCGTCGGCTGAGCGCCGCCGGCGGCTACTGCTCCCGGCGAAGGTTCGGCTTGAGGTCCTTGAAACGGGCCAGCAGGCCGTTCACGAAGGACGGGGAGTCGTCGGTGGAGAACTCCTTGGCGATCTGCACCGCCTCGTCGATCACCACCGCGTCCGGGGTCGCGTCCACCCAGATCAGCTCGTACGCACCGAGCCGCAGGATGTTCCGGTCGACGACCGGCATGCGGTCGATCTCCCAGTCCACGGCATAGGTGACGATGAGGTCGTCGATCCGGTCCGCATACTGCGCGTACCCCTCGACAAGCTCCATCGTGTACTCGGTGACCGGCGGCTGACGGGTGTCGGACCGCGAGTGCCGCACCCAGTCCGCGAGGACCGTCTGCACGGACTCACCGCGCTGGTCGGCCTCGAAAAGGATCTGGAAGGCGCGCTTGCGGGCCGTATTCCGGGCAGCCACGGTTAGCTGTTCACCCGGCCGAGGTAATCGCCCGAACGCGTGTCGACCTTGATCTTCTCACCGGTCGTGATGAAGAGCGGAACACCGATCTCGTAACCGGTCTCCAGCGTGGCGGGCTTGGTGCCACCGGTGGAACGGTCGCCCTGGACGCCCGGGTCGGTGTGCTGGACGACGAGCTCGACGGCGGCCGGCAGCTCGACGTAGAGCACCTCGCCCTCGTGCTGCGCCACGGAGGCGGTGAAGCCCTCGATCAGGAAGTTGGCGGCGTCGCCGACGGACTTGCGGTCGACCATCAGCTGGTCGTAGGTGTCCATGTCCATGAAGACGAAGTACTCGCCGTCCATGTACGAGAACTGCATGTCGCGTCGGTCGATGGTGGCCGTTTCGACCTTCACACCGGCGTTGAACGTCTTGTCGACGACCTTGCCGGAGAGCACGTTCTTGAGCTTGGTGCGCACGAAGGCAGGGCCCTTGCCGGGCTTGACGTGCTGGAACTCGACGACGGACCAGAGCTGGCCTCCGTCGAGCTTGAGCACCAGGCCGTTCTTGAGGTCGTTCGTGGAAGCCACGGTTGCGGAATCTCCTGGACTGAAGCTGGTGGAACGACCGAGGATGCGCGCTAGAGCGCGAGCAGCTCCTTGGTCGTAATGGTGAGTAGCTCGGGTCCGCCGTCCGCCTCGGGGCGCACGACGAGCGTGTCATCGATCCGGACTCCGCCCCGGCCCGGGAGGTGGACCCCCGGTTCGACGGTGACCGGCACACAAGCGTCCAGTTTACCCATGGCATCAGGTGCCAACTGCGGGTCCTCGTCGATTTCGAGCCCCACCCCGTGCCCGGTCCGGGGTGTGAGGCCCTCGCTGTGGCCCGCGGAGTCCAGGAGCTGGCGGGCGGCACGGTCCACGTCACGGTAGGCGGCACCGGGCACAAGAGCCTCCCGTCCAGCCCTCTGAGCGGCGAAAACCAGGTCGTAGAGCTCGATCTGCCAGTCGGCCGGAGCCGTTCCGATGAC
It contains:
- the carB gene encoding carbamoyl-phosphate synthase large subunit; amino-acid sequence: MPKRSDIQSVLVIGSGPIVIGQAAEFDYSGTQACRVLKAEGLRVILVNSNPATIMTDPEIADATYVEPITPEFVEKIIAKERPDALLPTLGGQTALNTAISMHENGVLEKYGVELIGANVEAINKGEDRELFKGVVEAVKANIGYGESARSVICHSMDDIIKGVDTLGGYPVVVRPSFTMGGAGSGFAHDEVELRRIAGQGLTLSPTTEVLLEESILGWKEYELELMRDRNDNVVVVCSIENFDPMGVHTGDSITVAPAMTLTDREYQRLRDIGIAIIREVGVDTGGCNIQFAIDPVDGRVIVIEMNPRVSRSSALASKATGFPIAKIAAKLAVGYTLDEIPNDITEKTPASFEPTLDYVVVKAPRFAFEKFPSADSTLTTTMKSVGEAMAIGRNFTEALQKALRSLEKKGSQFAFTGEPGDKAALLAEAVRPTDGRINTVMQAIRAGATQDEVFDATKIDPWFVDQLFLIKEIADELAAADKLVPELLAEAKRHGFSDVQIAEIRGLREDVVREVRHSLGIRPVYKTVDTCAAEFAAKTPYFYSSYDEESEVASRTKPAVIILGSGPNRIGQGIEFDYSCVHASFALSDAGYETVMVNCNPETVSTDYDTSDRLYFEPLTLEDVLEIVHAESLAGPIAGVIVQLGGQTPLGLAQALKDNGVPIVGTPPEAIHAAEDRGAFGRVLAEAGLPAPKHGTATTFAGAKAIADEIGYPVLVRPSYVLGGRGMEIVYDETRLASYISESTEISPTRPVLVDRFLDDAIEIDVDALYDGTELYLGGVMEHIEEAGIHSGDSACALPPITLGGYDIKRLRASTEGIAKGVGVRGLINIQFALSGDILYVLEANPRASRTVPFTSKATAVPLAKAAARISLGATVAELREEGLLPKHGDGGTLPLDAPISVKEAVMPWSRFRDIHGRGVDTVLGPEMRSTGEVMGIDSAFGTAYAKSQAGAYGPLPTTGRAFISVANRDKRSMIFPARELVAHGFELMATSGTAEVLKRNGINATVVRKQSEGEGPNGEKTIVQLIHDGDVDLIVNTPYGTGGRLDGYEIRTAAVARSVPCLTTVQALAAAVQGIDALTHGDVGVRSLQEHAEHLTAARD
- the carA gene encoding glutamine-hydrolyzing carbamoyl-phosphate synthase small subunit yields the protein MTISTRGAAKAPAVLVLEDGRAFRGRAYGAVGETFGEAVFSTGMTGYQETLTDPSYHRQVVVMTAPHVGNTGVNDEDPESKRIWVAGYVVRDPARVSSNWRSQRSLDEELVSQGVVGICGIDTRALTRHLRERGAMRVGIFSGNALADDGTLLAKVRQTPEMTGADLSAEVATKEAYVVPAIGTKKFTVAAVDLGIKGMTPHRMAERGIEVHVLPATATLEEVYAVKPDGVFFSNGPGDPSTADHPVSVMQGVLERKTPLFGICFGNQILGRALGFGTYKLKYGHRGINQPVQDRSTGKVEVTAHNHGFAVDAPLDKVSDTAYGRAEVSHVCLNDQVVEGLQLLDRPAFSVQYHPEAAAGPHDAAYLFDRFVSLMEGQRA
- a CDS encoding dihydroorotase, which encodes MSKILIRGAKVLGGEPQDVLIDGETIAAVGTGLDAADATVVEAAGQVLLPGLVDLHTHLREPGREDSETVLTGTRAAAIGGFTAVHAMANTFPVADTAGVVEQVWRLGKESGYCDVQPVGAVTVGLEGKQLAELGAMHDSAAGVKVFSDDGKCVDDAVIMRRALEYVKAFDGVVAQHAQEPRLTEGAQMNEGVVSAELGLGGWPAVAEESIIARDVLLAAHVGSRVHICHLSTAGSVEIVRWAKSKGWNVTAEVTPHHLLLTDELVRSYNPVYKVNPPLRTEADVLALREALADGTIDCVATDHAPHPHEDKDCEWAAAAMGMVGLETALSVVQQTMVETGLLDWAGVADRMSLRPAAIGRLDGHGRPVAAGEPANLTLVDPAYRGAVDPAGFASRSRNTPYEGRELPGRVTHTFLRGRATVVDGKLA
- a CDS encoding aspartate carbamoyltransferase catalytic subunit; translated protein: MKRHLISAADLTRDDAVLILDTAEEMARVADRPIKKLPTLRGRTVVNLFFEDSTRTRISFEAAAKRLSADVINFSAKGSSVSKGESLKDTALTLEAMGADAVVIRHGASGAPYRLATSGWIDGAVVNAGDGTHEHPTQALLDAFTMRRRLVGADAGLGKDLDGRRITIVGDILHSRVARSNVHLLTTLGAHVTLVAPPTLVPVGVEQWPCDVSYSLDKVLPESDAVMMLRVQRERMNAAYFPTEREYSRRYGLDGERMAKMPEHAIVMHPGPMVRGMEITAEVADSDRCTVVEQVANGVSIRMAVLYLLLGGSEPATTHPSPAARTEENK
- the pyrR gene encoding bifunctional pyr operon transcriptional regulator/uracil phosphoribosyltransferase PyrR, giving the protein MDAQHDATGNAARPVLEAPDIARVLTRIAHEIVERAKGADDVVLLGIPTRGVFLARRLADKLEEITGRKMPVGSLDITMYRDDLRMHPARALARTEIPGEGIEGRLVVLVDDVLFSGRTIRAALDALGDIGRPRAVQLAVLVDRGHRELPIRADYVGKNLPTSLRETVKVQLAEEDGRDAVLLGVERTAPAGRQ
- the bldD gene encoding transcriptional regulator BldD, which gives rise to MSSEYAKQLGAKLRAIRTQQGLSLHGVEEKSQGRWKAVVVGSYERGDRAVTVQRLAELADFYGVPVQELLPGTTPGGAAEPPPKLVLDLERLAHVPPEKAGPLQRYAATIQSQRGDYNGKVLSIRQDDLRTLAVIYDQSPSVLTEQLISWGVLDADARRAVAHDEG
- the nusB gene encoding transcription antitermination factor NusB, producing MAARNTARKRAFQILFEADQRGESVQTVLADWVRHSRSDTRQPPVTEYTMELVEGYAQYADRIDDLIVTYAVDWEIDRMPVVDRNILRLGAYELIWVDATPDAVVIDEAVQIAKEFSTDDSPSFVNGLLARFKDLKPNLRREQ
- the efp gene encoding elongation factor P yields the protein MASTNDLKNGLVLKLDGGQLWSVVEFQHVKPGKGPAFVRTKLKNVLSGKVVDKTFNAGVKVETATIDRRDMQFSYMDGEYFVFMDMDTYDQLMVDRKSVGDAANFLIEGFTASVAQHEGEVLYVELPAAVELVVQHTDPGVQGDRSTGGTKPATLETGYEIGVPLFITTGEKIKVDTRSGDYLGRVNS